The Streptomyces halobius genomic interval CCGCCCCTTCGATATGGCGCGCGCTCAAAGAGCACCCCAGTGGCCCCTTGCGGCAGCCGGCTTCAGAGCTCGTCGATGGCGGCCAGGTCGATGTCGATGTCGTAGGGGGCGGGGAGTTTGACCTGGTCGTGGTACGTACCGGCGGGCATGTAGATGCGGGCCTCCTTGTCGAGCTCGAAGGCGTGGACCACTGGATGCTGGTCCGCACCGACCATCTCAACCCGCCAGAAGTACGGGATCCCGGCGTTGGCGTACTTGTGGGGCTTGGTGTCACGGTCGCGGGCCTCGGAGTCAGGAGAGACCACTTCTACGGCAAGCATCACGTCTCTGGCCTGGAAATGGGTCTGCGTCCGACTGCGCACCGCAGCAGCGCGCAGCACCGTGACGTCCGGCTCCGGCCCGTTGCGCTTGTCAATGACCACGGTCATCTCCCGCCGCACCCTCAGCTCGGGCGGCGCGGTGCGGCGCAGGCCCGCCACCAGCAAGTCGATCACGATGCTGTGAAAATCTCGCTGCGGACTCACAAAAACCAGGCTCCCGTCGATCAACTCCGTGTGCGGCGGGAGGTCGGGCAGCGTCAGCAGGTCGTCCACGGTGTAACCGTCCTGCGGCGGCACCGGCCAGTGGTGCGCGGTCTCAGCGGTCATAAGTCCTCCCATGGGCGGGAT includes:
- a CDS encoding Uma2 family endonuclease; this encodes MTAETAHHWPVPPQDGYTVDDLLTLPDLPPHTELIDGSLVFVSPQRDFHSIVIDLLVAGLRRTAPPELRVRREMTVVIDKRNGPEPDVTVLRAAAVRSRTQTHFQARDVMLAVEVVSPDSEARDRDTKPHKYANAGIPYFWRVEMVGADQHPVVHAFELDKEARIYMPAGTYHDQVKLPAPYDIDIDLAAIDEL